A region of Penaeus chinensis breed Huanghai No. 1 chromosome 38, ASM1920278v2, whole genome shotgun sequence DNA encodes the following proteins:
- the LOC125045986 gene encoding U3 small nucleolar RNA-associated protein 6 homolog, with translation MAEQVELKVEKMIPELEEMERIGLLSDVEVRKLIQKRKNFEYRLARRTKGKAEIINYVNYEKKLLELLKLRRKQLHMHEKKDSIDNAIAKRCIENLMILTRTWPRHLDTWALRIKFAEFLGWKEEVCRTYYAQTKFHAEKVDVWVAWAKYELEWKKNFDGARRILVSKASQHHPKSIQLKRELSRPCLSLPSPLSGVVYSLG, from the exons ATGGCGGAGCAGGTGGAGCTGAAGGTGGAGAAGATGATCCCGgagttggaggagatggagaggatagGGCTGTTGTCTGATGTGGAAGTCCG AAAACTAATTCAGAAAAGGAAGAACTTTGAGTACCGTCTGGCTCGGCGAACCAAAGGCAAAGCGGAAATCATCAACTATGTTAATTATGAAAAGAAATTACTTGAATTGTTGAAACTCCGAAGAAAG CAACTGCATATGCACGAGAAGAAAGATTCAATTGACAATGCCATCGCAAAACGCTGCATAGAAAACCTGATGATCCTTACTAGGACGTGGCCTCGACACCTTGACACTTGGGCGCTGAGGATAAAATTTGCAGAATTTCTTGGCTGGAAGGAAGAG GTATGCAGGACGTACTATGCCCAGACGAAGTTCCACGCAGAGAAAGTTGACGTATGGGTTGCCTGGGCAAAATACGAACTGGAATGGAAGAAGAATTTCGATGGCGCAAGGAGGATTCTTGTTTCCAAGGCTTCCCAACATCACCCGAAGTCTATCCAGCTGAAGCGAGAG CTCTCCAGGCCATGCTTGTCGCTGCCAAGCCCGCTTTCAGGTGTTGTCTATAGCCTTG GATGA